In the Clostridium beijerinckii genome, one interval contains:
- a CDS encoding sulfide/dihydroorotate dehydrogenase-like FAD/NAD-binding protein gives MYKIVNKRELTNNIFLMDIEAPRVAKSAKPGQFIIIKNDEKGERIPLTIADYNAEKGTVAIVFAAIGKGTKQLAAFNVGDYVSDFVGPLGVPSEFIHEDLEELKKKNIIFIAGGVGAAPVYPQVKWMHEHGIAVDVILGSRNKDLLIYEEELKAVAGNLYVTTDDGSYGFKGTGSDMLKELVNNQGKKYDQAVIIGPMIMMKFTSMLTKELNIPTVVSLNPIMVDGTGMCGACRVTVGGKVKFACVDGPEFDGHLVDYDESMRRQAMYKTEEGRELLKLEEGNTHNHGGCGCKEDK, from the coding sequence GTGTACAAAATTGTTAACAAAAGAGAACTTACCAATAACATATTCTTAATGGATATAGAAGCGCCTAGAGTTGCTAAATCAGCAAAACCAGGTCAATTTATAATTATAAAAAATGATGAAAAAGGAGAAAGAATACCTTTAACAATTGCAGATTATAATGCGGAAAAAGGTACAGTAGCTATAGTTTTTGCAGCTATAGGAAAAGGAACTAAGCAGTTAGCAGCATTTAATGTTGGAGATTATGTTTCAGATTTTGTAGGACCATTAGGTGTACCAAGTGAATTTATTCATGAAGATCTAGAAGAATTGAAAAAGAAAAATATTATCTTTATTGCAGGAGGAGTAGGGGCAGCTCCAGTTTATCCTCAAGTTAAGTGGATGCACGAACATGGGATAGCTGTAGATGTTATTTTAGGAAGCAGAAATAAAGATTTATTAATATATGAAGAAGAATTAAAGGCAGTTGCTGGAAATCTTTACGTGACAACAGATGATGGTTCGTACGGTTTTAAAGGAACTGGTTCAGATATGCTTAAGGAATTAGTTAATAATCAGGGTAAGAAATATGATCAAGCTGTTATCATTGGACCAATGATAATGATGAAATTTACTTCAATGTTAACTAAAGAATTAAATATTCCAACTGTAGTAAGTTTAAACCCTATAATGGTTGATGGTACTGGAATGTGCGGTGCTTGTAGAGTTACTGTCGGTGGAAAGGTTAAATTTGCATGTGTTGATGGACCTGAGTTTGATGGCCATTTAGTAGATTACGATGAATCGATGAGAAGACAAGCTATGTATAAAACAGAAGAAGGAAGAGAATTATTAAAACTTGAAGAAGGAAACACTCATAACCATGGTGGTTGTGGATGCAAGGAGGATAAGTAA
- the gltA gene encoding NADPH-dependent glutamate synthase → MEMNDRMKRTPVTEQAPEVRAKNFKEVCLGYNEDDAIKEANRCLNCKNPKCVEGCPVSINIPGFISKAKTGDFEGAAKEIAKYSALPAVCGRVCPQENQCEGNCVLGIKGEAVAIGKLEMFTADWSRKNKVDLSQTEPSKGKKVAVIGSGPAGLTCAGDLAKKGYDVTIFEALHEAGGVLVYGIPEFRLPKDDVVKAEIENIKKLGVTIETNVIVGRTITIDQLIEDEKFEAVFIGSGAGLPKFMGIPGENANGVFSANEFLTRVNLMKAFKEEYDTPVKAGKKVAIVGGGNVAMDAARTALRLGAEAHIVYRRGESELPARAEEVHHAKEEGVIFDVLTNPTEILTDENGWVKGMKCVKMELGEPDASGRRKPVVKENSEFVLDVDTVIMSLGTSPNPLISSTTKGLEINGRACLVANEDGLTTKEGVYAGGDAVTGAATVILAMGAGKKAAAAIDEYLSR, encoded by the coding sequence ATAGAGATGAACGATAGAATGAAAAGAACACCTGTTACTGAACAGGCTCCAGAAGTAAGAGCAAAAAACTTTAAGGAAGTTTGTTTAGGATATAATGAAGATGATGCTATAAAAGAAGCCAATAGATGTTTAAATTGTAAAAATCCTAAATGTGTTGAGGGATGTCCAGTATCAATCAACATTCCAGGATTTATATCAAAAGCTAAAACTGGAGACTTTGAAGGTGCTGCTAAAGAAATAGCAAAATACAGTGCACTTCCAGCGGTTTGTGGAAGAGTATGTCCACAAGAAAATCAATGTGAAGGTAACTGTGTACTTGGAATTAAAGGTGAAGCTGTAGCTATAGGTAAATTAGAAATGTTTACCGCAGACTGGTCAAGAAAAAATAAAGTAGATTTATCGCAAACAGAACCTTCTAAAGGAAAGAAAGTTGCGGTAATTGGAAGTGGCCCTGCTGGTCTTACTTGTGCAGGAGACCTAGCTAAAAAAGGTTATGATGTAACTATATTTGAAGCACTACATGAAGCAGGTGGAGTTTTAGTTTATGGAATACCTGAATTTAGATTACCAAAGGATGATGTTGTTAAAGCAGAAATTGAAAATATAAAGAAGCTTGGAGTAACAATTGAAACTAATGTAATTGTAGGAAGAACAATAACTATAGATCAATTAATTGAAGATGAAAAATTTGAAGCTGTATTCATTGGATCAGGAGCAGGTCTTCCAAAGTTTATGGGAATACCAGGAGAAAATGCAAATGGTGTATTTTCAGCTAATGAGTTTTTAACAAGAGTAAACTTAATGAAAGCATTTAAAGAAGAATATGATACTCCAGTTAAAGCAGGTAAAAAAGTTGCTATAGTTGGCGGAGGAAATGTTGCTATGGATGCAGCAAGAACTGCTTTAAGACTTGGTGCAGAAGCTCATATAGTATATAGAAGAGGTGAGTCAGAGCTTCCAGCAAGAGCAGAAGAAGTGCATCACGCTAAAGAAGAAGGAGTAATATTTGATGTTTTAACTAATCCAACAGAAATCTTAACAGATGAAAATGGATGGGTTAAAGGAATGAAATGCGTTAAAATGGAACTTGGAGAACCAGATGCTTCAGGAAGAAGAAAGCCTGTAGTTAAGGAAAATTCAGAGTTTGTATTAGACGTTGATACAGTAATAATGTCACTTGGAACTTCACCAAATCCATTAATTTCATCAACTACTAAAGGTTTAGAAATCAATGGTAGAGCTTGTTTAGTTGCCAATGAAGATGGATTAACAACTAAAGAAGGTGTTTATGCTGGTGGAGATGCAGTTACTGGTGCTGCAACTGTTATTTTAGCAATGGGAGCAGGAAAGAAAGCTGCTGCTGCAATAGATGAATATTTAAGTAGATAG
- a CDS encoding sigma-54-dependent Fis family transcriptional regulator — MENKELLIENSHKRSESYGVEKNSDHSNKILTGEELENILTINKELIEVSKIYIDMVFSAVMDNEFIIVLTDKNGCILYIKGAEENNSKLGGNNLEVGAYMDEQSIGTNAMGTAIKEDRCIQITATEHYIKRFHNLTCSAAPIHNTKGEIIGTLNLTGRRDMKHPHTLGLVVFGVKAIENELDKKGIRDILNQTYNYMESVIDNVDKGIMIVNKEYKVININKLGVEIFNIDKDLIISQDIHYILPDLGNVIEELENHNGDIIKELKLKHTSRHKIKLVFKGLKHKDNIIGMVVTISYEKEGKDNKNATGAFFTFNDIIGDSAAIVNVITNCKVIANSPSTVLIQGESGTGKEILAQAMHNYSVRRRNKFVAINCGAIPANIIESELFGYEDGTFTGGKRGGNPGKFEIASGGTLFLDEIGEMPLDAQVKLLRVLQNGRVTRLGGSKEIPIDVRVIAATNKNLKREVQKGNFREDLYYRLCVIPITLPPLRERKGDVKMLIDFFLRIKSFQLNKSIPELDKSLYNKLLDYDWPGNIRELENYIENIVNLDGRSSFNLWEFEDNQSVEIDKTYDRKILKDDFLSKEIWEDDQTNGFLKNVNTEKTEYMVNTLNLEELEMKAIHEAVRINNHNMTKAAKTLGISRNTLYLKLKKRK; from the coding sequence ATGGAGAACAAAGAACTATTAATTGAAAACTCACATAAGAGAAGCGAAAGTTATGGAGTTGAAAAAAATTCAGATCATTCAAATAAGATTCTTACTGGTGAAGAATTAGAAAATATATTAACTATTAATAAAGAATTAATAGAAGTATCTAAAATATACATAGATATGGTATTTTCAGCAGTTATGGATAATGAATTTATTATAGTGTTAACAGATAAAAATGGGTGTATTCTATATATTAAAGGAGCAGAAGAAAATAATAGTAAGCTTGGGGGGAATAATCTTGAAGTTGGGGCTTATATGGACGAGCAAAGTATAGGTACTAATGCAATGGGAACAGCAATTAAAGAAGACAGGTGTATTCAGATAACTGCAACTGAGCATTACATAAAAAGGTTCCACAATTTAACATGCTCTGCTGCACCTATTCATAATACAAAGGGAGAAATTATTGGAACATTGAACTTAACAGGTAGAAGAGATATGAAGCATCCACATACTTTAGGTTTAGTTGTTTTTGGTGTAAAGGCAATCGAAAATGAATTGGACAAGAAGGGTATACGTGATATATTGAATCAAACCTATAACTATATGGAGAGTGTCATAGATAATGTTGATAAAGGCATCATGATAGTAAATAAAGAGTATAAAGTAATAAATATAAATAAACTTGGAGTAGAGATATTTAATATAGATAAGGATTTGATAATAAGTCAAGATATACATTATATTTTGCCTGATTTGGGAAATGTAATAGAAGAACTTGAAAACCATAATGGTGATATTATAAAGGAATTAAAATTAAAACATACAAGCAGACATAAAATAAAGTTAGTTTTTAAAGGTCTTAAACATAAAGATAATATTATAGGTATGGTTGTAACAATAAGTTATGAAAAAGAAGGAAAAGACAACAAAAATGCAACAGGGGCATTTTTTACTTTTAATGATATAATTGGGGATAGTGCAGCCATTGTTAATGTGATAACTAACTGTAAGGTTATTGCAAATAGTCCTTCAACTGTTCTAATTCAAGGGGAAAGTGGAACCGGTAAAGAAATATTAGCACAGGCTATGCATAATTATAGTGTAAGAAGAAGAAATAAATTTGTTGCAATAAATTGTGGAGCTATACCAGCCAATATAATAGAAAGTGAATTGTTTGGATATGAGGATGGAACTTTTACAGGAGGAAAAAGAGGCGGAAATCCAGGTAAGTTTGAGATTGCAAGCGGAGGTACTTTGTTTTTGGACGAAATTGGGGAAATGCCACTTGATGCACAGGTTAAGCTGTTAAGAGTACTTCAAAATGGAAGAGTTACAAGACTTGGTGGAAGCAAAGAGATTCCTATAGATGTAAGAGTTATAGCAGCTACTAATAAAAATTTAAAAAGAGAAGTTCAAAAAGGGAATTTTAGAGAAGATTTGTACTATAGATTATGTGTAATTCCAATCACTTTGCCGCCGTTAAGAGAGAGAAAAGGCGATGTAAAAATGCTTATTGACTTCTTCTTAAGGATTAAATCCTTTCAGTTGAATAAATCAATACCGGAGCTTGATAAAAGTTTATATAATAAGTTATTAGACTATGATTGGCCTGGAAATATAAGAGAGCTTGAAAATTATATTGAGAATATAGTAAATTTAGATGGACGATCATCTTTTAATTTATGGGAATTTGAAGATAATCAAAGTGTTGAGATAGACAAAACATATGATAGGAAAATATTAAAAGATGACTTTTTAAGTAAAGAGATATGGGAAGACGATCAGACAAATGGCTTTTTAAAGAATGTTAATACTGAAAAGACTGAGTATATGGTGAATACTTTAAACTTAGAAGAACTTGAAATGAAGGCAATCCATGAAGCTGTAAGAATAAATAATCATAATATGACAAAAGCGGCTAAAACTTTAGGTATAAGTAGAAACACTCTATATCTAAAATTAAAAAAACGTAAATAA
- a CDS encoding iron-containing alcohol dehydrogenase yields MARFTLPRDIYHGEGALEALKTLKGKKAFVVVGGGSMKRFGFLKQVEDYLKEAGMEVELFEGVEPDPSVETVMKGAEAMRNFEPDWIVAIGGGSPIDAAKAMWIFYEYPDFTFEQAVVPFGLPDLRQKAKFVAIPSTSGTATEVTAFSVITNYSEKIKYPLADFNITPDIAIVDPALAQTMPKTLTAHTGMDALTHAIEAYTASLQSNFSDPLAIKAIEMVQENLIKSFEGDKEARNLMHEAQCLAGMAFSNALLGIVHSMAHKVGAVFHIPHGCANAIFLPYVIEYNRTKCENRYGDIARALKLKGNNDAELTDSLIELINGLNDKLEIPHSMKEYGVTEEDFKANLSFIAHNAVLDACTGSNPREIDDATMEKLFECTYYGTKVNL; encoded by the coding sequence ATGGCACGTTTTACTTTACCAAGAGACATTTATCATGGAGAAGGAGCACTTGAGGCTCTTAAAACTTTAAAGGGTAAGAAAGCTTTCGTAGTAGTTGGTGGCGGATCAATGAAAAGATTTGGTTTTCTTAAACAAGTTGAAGATTATTTAAAAGAAGCAGGAATGGAAGTAGAATTATTTGAAGGTGTTGAACCAGATCCATCAGTGGAAACAGTAATGAAAGGCGCAGAAGCTATGAGAAACTTTGAGCCTGATTGGATAGTTGCAATCGGTGGAGGATCACCAATTGATGCTGCAAAGGCTATGTGGATATTCTACGAATACCCAGATTTTACGTTTGAACAAGCAGTTGTTCCATTTGGATTACCAGACCTTAGACAAAAAGCTAAGTTTGTAGCTATTCCATCAACAAGCGGTACAGCTACAGAAGTTACAGCATTCTCAGTTATCACTAATTATTCAGAAAAGATTAAATATCCTTTAGCTGATTTTAACATAACTCCAGATATAGCAATAGTTGATCCAGCACTTGCTCAAACTATGCCAAAAACTTTAACAGCTCATACTGGAATGGATGCATTAACTCACGCTATAGAAGCATACACTGCATCACTTCAATCAAATTTCTCAGATCCATTAGCAATTAAAGCTATAGAAATGGTTCAAGAAAATTTAATCAAATCATTTGAAGGAGATAAAGAAGCTAGAAATCTAATGCATGAAGCTCAATGTTTAGCTGGAATGGCATTTTCTAATGCATTACTTGGAATAGTTCACTCGATGGCTCATAAGGTTGGTGCTGTATTCCATATTCCTCATGGATGTGCAAATGCTATATTTTTACCATATGTAATTGAGTATAATAGAACAAAATGCGAAAATAGATATGGAGATATTGCGAGAGCTTTAAAATTAAAGGGAAATAATGATGCAGAGTTAACTGATTCATTAATCGAATTAATTAACGGATTAAATGATAAGTTAGAAATTCCTCACTCAATGAAAGAGTATGGAGTTACTGAAGAAGATTTTAAAGCTAATCTTTCATTTATAGCTCATAATGCAGTATTAGATGCATGTACAGGATCAAATCCTAGAGAAATAGATGATGCTACAATGGAAAAATTATTTGAATGCACATACTATGGAACTAAAGTTAATTTATAA
- a CDS encoding YnfA family protein, whose amino-acid sequence MEIIKSILYFILAGIFEIGGGYLIWIWLRDGKSYLYGVIGAVILILYGIIPTLQPSNSNFGKVYAAYGGIFIVMSILWGWKIDNIVPDKFDLIGGCIALVGVIVIMYAPRG is encoded by the coding sequence ATGGAGATTATAAAATCAATATTATATTTTATATTGGCTGGAATATTTGAAATTGGAGGTGGATATCTTATATGGATATGGTTACGCGATGGAAAAAGCTATTTATATGGAGTTATAGGAGCGGTCATATTAATTTTATATGGAATAATTCCTACTTTACAGCCTTCAAATTCTAATTTTGGTAAGGTATATGCAGCATATGGAGGAATATTTATTGTAATGTCAATTTTATGGGGATGGAAAATTGATAATATAGTACCTGATAAGTTTGATTTAATTGGTGGATGTATAGCTCTAGTAGGTGTTATTGTAATTATGTATGCACCAAGAGGATAG
- a CDS encoding EAL and HDOD domain-containing protein, producing MDIFVARQPIFNRKNEVVAYELLFRNGQNNFYNNTNGDEATLKVIANTFYTFDFKDITDNKKAFINFTEELIKKEIATILPKEYVVIEILENIEPNDEIVDACKRLKKRGFILALDDFVFHTKYIKLIEIADIIKIDFKITTGGERKKVFELKKINNKIKFLAEKVENKEEYDEALKLGYSYFQGYYFSKPIVLSRKNIPTNKDTAIKILKLINKDDFDFNKLEELIIKDLGLSYKIIKLINSSAYCLKNEVRSIKYAIALLGRKEIIKWLYVVLLNDLKENNTDELIKVSLQRAKLCELICNMSEYKNNVYSAYMVGLFSVMDAILNCSIEVILKELYIDDEIKEGLIEKDNYLNKILKLAINYEKGQWENVEFYTKEIGANDNKLAEAYIDAIKWADEVVS from the coding sequence ATGGATATTTTTGTAGCTAGACAGCCTATATTTAACAGGAAAAATGAAGTTGTTGCATATGAACTTCTATTTAGAAATGGACAAAATAATTTCTATAACAATACTAATGGGGATGAAGCAACTTTAAAGGTTATAGCTAATACATTTTATACATTTGACTTCAAAGATATTACTGATAACAAGAAGGCATTTATAAATTTTACTGAAGAATTGATAAAGAAAGAAATAGCAACCATACTTCCTAAAGAATATGTTGTGATAGAAATTTTAGAAAATATAGAACCAAATGATGAAATTGTGGATGCGTGTAAAAGACTTAAGAAAAGAGGATTTATATTAGCATTAGATGATTTTGTATTCCATACTAAATATATTAAATTAATAGAAATAGCTGATATTATAAAGATAGATTTTAAAATCACTACAGGGGGAGAAAGAAAGAAAGTATTTGAACTAAAAAAAATAAATAATAAAATAAAGTTTTTAGCTGAAAAAGTAGAGAACAAAGAAGAATATGATGAGGCTTTGAAACTAGGATATTCATACTTTCAAGGATATTATTTTAGTAAACCAATAGTGCTTTCCAGAAAAAACATTCCGACTAACAAAGATACAGCAATAAAAATTTTAAAGTTAATTAATAAAGACGATTTTGATTTTAATAAATTAGAGGAACTAATAATAAAGGATTTAGGTTTATCATATAAAATAATCAAATTGATAAATTCGTCTGCATACTGCCTAAAGAATGAAGTAAGATCTATAAAATATGCTATTGCACTTTTGGGAAGAAAAGAGATTATAAAATGGTTATATGTAGTTCTGCTAAATGATCTAAAGGAAAATAACACAGATGAACTTATAAAAGTCTCATTGCAGAGAGCGAAGTTATGTGAATTAATATGTAATATGAGTGAGTATAAAAATAATGTTTATTCAGCTTATATGGTAGGATTATTTTCAGTTATGGACGCAATTTTAAATTGTTCAATTGAAGTGATCTTAAAAGAATTATATATAGATGATGAAATAAAGGAAGGACTAATTGAAAAAGATAATTACTTGAATAAAATATTGAAATTGGCTATTAACTATGAAAAGGGTCAGTGGGAAAATGTTGAGTTTTATACTAAGGAAATAGGTGCCAATGATAATAAGCTTGCAGAAGCCTATATAGATGCTATAAAATGGGCGGATGAGGTTGTGAGTTAA